The Penaeus vannamei isolate JL-2024 chromosome 39, ASM4276789v1, whole genome shotgun sequence genome window below encodes:
- the LOC113809537 gene encoding pro-resilin-like produces the protein MNSKIFFVAALLAVAAADRRPYSYSAPQFSSEEFGPAHYDFDWAVQHSDSGNNFGHQESRDGHDTQGSYYVQLPDGRLQTVRFTVQGDSGFLPEVSYEGEARYPDSFESFESFESRESRRYAPPRPVYG, from the exons ATGAACTCAAAG ATTTTCTTCGTGGCAGCTCTCCTTGCTGTGGCCGCCGCGGACAGACGGCCTTATTCCTACTCTGCCCCACAG TTCTCCTCCGAGGAATTCGGCCCCGCCCACTACGACTTCGACTGGGCGGTCCAGCACAGCGACTCCGGCAACAACTTCGGCCAccaggagtcccgcgacggccACGACACCcaaggatcctactacgtgcagctccccgacggccgcctgcagaccgtcagGTTCACTGTCCAAGGAGACTCAGGATTCCTTCCTGAGGTGTCCTACGAAGGAGAGGCTCGTTACCCTGACTCCTTCGAGTCCTTCGAGTCGTTCGAGTCCCGTGAATCTCGTCGCTACGCCCCTCCAAGGCCCGTGTATGGTTAG